The Halopseudomonas sabulinigri genome window below encodes:
- a CDS encoding alpha/beta hydrolase — protein MRVHGHSRGGAVTLEAARQRPDLFEQVEVILEAPVLPQGKPYKPVPPLARWFAPFYLFAWQQQPISPASAMIFGPLDNPRKRELIMALPFNPRFGHTFVTNMNDLAKWMDTTGSDIYQHVKYGAILVPTKDRVLQVAAMRASAQQAENLQIIDVDDCSHLVTADRPDAIPPLPGV, from the coding sequence GTGCGCGTGCACGGCCACTCGCGCGGCGGCGCAGTAACCCTGGAGGCGGCACGTCAACGCCCCGACCTGTTTGAGCAGGTCGAGGTGATTCTGGAGGCACCGGTGCTGCCCCAAGGCAAACCCTACAAACCGGTACCGCCGCTGGCACGCTGGTTTGCGCCCTTCTATCTGTTTGCCTGGCAGCAACAACCGATCAGCCCGGCCAGCGCGATGATCTTCGGGCCACTGGACAACCCGCGCAAGCGCGAGCTGATCATGGCACTGCCGTTCAACCCGCGGTTCGGCCATACCTTTGTGACCAACATGAATGACCTGGCAAAGTGGATGGACACCACCGGCAGCGATATCTACCAGCACGTGAAGTACGGCGCCATCCTGGTCCCGACCAAGGACCGGGTGCTACAGGTTGCGGCCATGCGCGCCAGCGCGCAGCAAGCCGAGAACCTGCAGATCATCGACGTTGACGACTGCAGCCATCTGGTTACCGCTGACCGGCCGGATGCCATCCCGCCGCTGCCCGGGGTCTGA
- the tsaA gene encoding tRNA (N6-threonylcarbamoyladenosine(37)-N6)-methyltransferase TrmO, with product MPSRRCPGSEVSYSFAPIGVLHSCFSEKFAIPRQPLLAPAATATLELFAPYNQPEALEGLEQVSHLWLLFVFHAADSGPKHLRVRPPRLGGNRRIGVFASRATHRPNPLGQSVVKLEGIVDGKLLLSGIDLLDGTPILDIKPYVPYADSLPEARNALAPAPPPPIKVEWSEAALQQARQHAERLHSDLVALIEQCLAQDPKPAYQQPEPSREYGVCFWDLNVRWHYPSPSCIRVLDVQPAHADS from the coding sequence ATGCCATCCCGCCGCTGCCCGGGGTCTGAGGTGAGCTACAGCTTCGCGCCCATTGGTGTACTGCACTCGTGCTTCAGCGAAAAGTTCGCCATTCCCCGACAACCGCTACTGGCGCCTGCCGCCACCGCCACGCTTGAACTGTTCGCCCCCTACAATCAACCCGAGGCGCTGGAAGGTCTTGAGCAGGTCAGCCACCTGTGGCTGCTGTTCGTGTTCCATGCCGCCGACAGCGGCCCAAAGCACCTGCGTGTCAGGCCGCCGCGGCTGGGCGGCAACCGCCGTATTGGCGTGTTCGCCAGCCGCGCCACCCATCGCCCCAATCCGCTGGGTCAATCGGTGGTCAAGCTCGAAGGCATAGTCGACGGCAAGCTGTTGTTATCCGGCATAGACCTGCTCGATGGCACGCCGATACTGGATATCAAACCCTACGTGCCTTATGCCGACAGCCTGCCCGAGGCGCGCAACGCGCTGGCACCCGCACCACCACCGCCGATCAAGGTCGAGTGGTCCGAGGCCGCGCTGCAACAGGCCCGCCAGCACGCCGAGCGCCTGCACAGCGACCTGGTTGCCCTAATCGAGCAGTGCCTGGCACAGGACCCCAAGCCGGCTTACCAGCAGCCCGAGCCCAGCCGCGAGTACGGCGTGTGCTTCTGGGATCTGAACGTGCGCTGGCACTACCCCAGCCCCAGCTGCATTCGCGTTCTGGACGTACAACCGGCCCACGCCGATAGCTGA
- a CDS encoding GGDEF domain-containing protein, whose product MGVLYFSPMLLGICLLLAIAVSATALRFMAPGEQGPGLWMAGSWSLIAGIGLFIGFIITHNPVLNVLGNAAQLAGEALFLLGIFRFMGRPLPWWTVPASAGCMALVNTHYWLFDGNSDFLMGVYSSIAGLLPAQAIWLLLRNRQDRQTRPAQWLVGVSLSIYSLVTLLRGYLGYHDWWHDQPYVQPYESFSYLLPYNFAIPALVMGFVGCTLMTTQRVLGRSRLLADQLQELATRDPLTGVLNRRAFHEQLVQEMARAKRHGTPLCLAMLDLDHFKQLNDRLGHLGGDQALLQFARQCQQQARSTDGFARFGGEEFVLLLPHTSLSEAQQVLHRLHQNVSRQPCAYLQQRYHLGYSTGLAELREDDSADSLLKHADQALYAAKAAGRNCLRIWRADL is encoded by the coding sequence ATGGGTGTGCTGTACTTTTCCCCGATGTTGCTCGGCATTTGCCTGCTACTGGCCATTGCGGTCAGTGCCACGGCATTGCGCTTCATGGCCCCCGGCGAACAGGGCCCGGGCCTCTGGATGGCCGGCAGCTGGTCGCTGATTGCCGGTATCGGCCTGTTTATCGGCTTTATCATTACCCATAACCCCGTGCTCAACGTACTCGGCAATGCCGCACAGCTGGCCGGCGAGGCCTTGTTTTTATTGGGTATTTTCCGTTTCATGGGCCGGCCGCTACCCTGGTGGACAGTCCCGGCCAGTGCCGGCTGCATGGCACTGGTGAATACCCACTACTGGCTGTTTGACGGCAATTCCGACTTTCTCATGGGCGTGTACTCCAGCATTGCCGGCTTGCTCCCGGCGCAGGCAATCTGGCTGCTGCTGCGTAATCGACAGGACCGCCAAACGCGTCCGGCGCAGTGGCTGGTGGGAGTAAGCCTCAGTATTTACTCTCTGGTCACCCTGCTGCGCGGCTATCTGGGTTATCACGACTGGTGGCACGATCAGCCCTATGTGCAGCCGTATGAATCGTTCAGCTATCTGTTGCCCTACAACTTCGCCATTCCGGCACTGGTCATGGGCTTTGTCGGCTGCACTCTGATGACCACCCAACGCGTACTCGGACGCAGTCGTCTGCTGGCAGACCAGCTGCAGGAACTGGCCACCCGCGACCCATTGACCGGCGTGCTCAATCGGCGCGCCTTCCACGAACAATTGGTGCAGGAAATGGCGCGTGCCAAACGGCACGGCACACCCCTGTGCCTGGCTATGCTGGATCTGGATCACTTCAAACAGCTCAACGACCGTCTGGGCCACTTGGGGGGCGATCAGGCATTGCTGCAGTTTGCCCGCCAGTGCCAGCAACAGGCGCGCAGCACCGACGGCTTTGCCCGCTTTGGCGGCGAAGAGTTTGTCCTGCTGTTGCCGCACACCAGCCTGAGCGAGGCGCAACAGGTACTGCACCGGCTGCATCAGAATGTCAGTCGGCAGCCCTGCGCGTACCTGCAGCAGCGCTATCATCTGGGTTACAGCACCGGGCTGGCAGAACTGCGCGAAGACGACAGCGCCGATAGCCTGCTCAAGCACGCGGATCAGGCGTTGTATGCCGCCAAGGCGGCCGGGCGTAACTGCCTGCGTATCTGGAGAGCCGACCTGTAA
- a CDS encoding response regulator codes for MPLKDTRRTLLLVDDEPSNLHVLRHILQDDYRLLFARDGERALELAGTERPDLILLDVMMPGMTGYQVCERLKANPLTDSIPVIFVTALSNVEDEIRGFDLGAVDYISKPVSSPIVRARVRTHLSLVRADVLRETRLNIVQCLGMAAEYKDNETGLHVIRMSHFSRVIALAAGFSEEDADEILHAAPMHDVGKIGIPDAVLQKPGKLDAQEWQIMREHPEIGAQIIGDHDASLLQMARRIALSHHEKWDGTGYPKGLSGEDIPVEGRIVAIADVFDALTSQRPYKEAWPVQKAVELIRSERGKHFDPELVDCFLSQLDAIVEIKERWAE; via the coding sequence ATGCCACTGAAAGATACCCGCCGCACCCTGCTACTGGTCGATGACGAGCCCTCCAACCTGCATGTGCTGCGGCACATACTGCAGGACGATTACCGCCTGCTGTTTGCCCGCGACGGCGAACGGGCGCTGGAGTTGGCCGGCACCGAACGGCCCGACCTGATCCTGCTCGACGTGATGATGCCTGGCATGACCGGGTACCAGGTGTGCGAGCGGCTCAAGGCCAACCCACTGACCGACAGCATCCCGGTCATCTTCGTCACCGCCCTGAGCAACGTGGAGGACGAGATTCGCGGCTTTGACCTGGGCGCGGTGGATTACATCAGCAAGCCGGTCAGCAGCCCGATCGTTCGCGCGCGGGTGCGTACGCATCTGTCGCTGGTACGCGCCGATGTACTGCGTGAAACCCGCCTGAACATAGTGCAGTGTCTGGGCATGGCGGCGGAATACAAGGACAACGAAACCGGTCTGCACGTCATCCGCATGAGCCACTTCTCGCGAGTGATCGCGCTGGCGGCTGGCTTCAGCGAGGAGGATGCCGATGAAATACTGCACGCCGCGCCCATGCACGACGTGGGCAAGATCGGCATTCCGGATGCGGTACTGCAAAAACCCGGAAAACTGGACGCCCAGGAATGGCAGATCATGCGCGAACACCCGGAGATCGGCGCTCAGATCATTGGCGACCACGACGCCAGCCTGTTGCAGATGGCCCGCCGCATCGCCCTTTCGCACCATGAAAAATGGGATGGTACGGGCTATCCGAAAGGCCTGTCCGGCGAGGACATTCCGGTGGAAGGACGCATCGTGGCCATTGCCGATGTCTTCGATGCCCTGACCAGCCAGCGCCCCTACAAGGAAGCCTGGCCGGTACAGAAAGCCGTTGAGCTGATCCGTAGCGAGCGCGGCAAGCACTTTGATCCTGAGCTGGTGGACTGCTTTCTTAGCCAACTGGACGCCATTGTCGAGATCAAGGAGCGCTGGGCCGAATAA
- a CDS encoding DUF3299 domain-containing protein yields MLLKPLLPFLLSCLLTIPMQASAAEPREVDWLDLLPAEDYQAMLDMPELDHGNGPDANGDFTTSLRQDDNSLPEVMYSTRVVAAMDQQQIRIGGYPVPIESDAAGRYTQFFLVPYAGACIHVPPPPPNQIILVDYPAGIDLSDIYQPLLVEGLLQVAQTSNALADASYQMKAAQVTLYDGP; encoded by the coding sequence ATGCTGCTGAAACCCCTGCTGCCCTTCCTGCTGTCTTGTCTGCTGACCATCCCTATGCAGGCCAGCGCCGCCGAGCCCCGCGAGGTCGACTGGCTCGACCTGTTGCCGGCCGAGGACTACCAGGCGATGCTCGACATGCCCGAGCTGGATCACGGCAACGGCCCGGACGCCAACGGCGACTTCACCACCAGCCTGCGTCAGGATGACAACAGCCTGCCCGAGGTGATGTACTCGACCCGCGTGGTGGCCGCCATGGATCAGCAGCAAATTCGCATCGGTGGTTACCCGGTGCCCATAGAAAGCGATGCCGCCGGGCGCTACACCCAGTTTTTTCTGGTGCCCTACGCCGGCGCGTGCATCCACGTGCCACCGCCGCCGCCAAACCAGATTATTCTGGTGGATTACCCAGCCGGGATCGACCTCAGCGACATTTACCAGCCGCTACTGGTCGAGGGCCTGTTGCAGGTTGCCCAGACCAGCAACGCCCTGGCCGATGCCAGCTACCAGATGAAAGCCGCGCAGGTAACGCTCTACGACGGGCCTTGA